A stretch of Mustela nigripes isolate SB6536 chromosome 6, MUSNIG.SB6536, whole genome shotgun sequence DNA encodes these proteins:
- the MPST gene encoding 3-mercaptopyruvate sulfurtransferase isoform X2, whose amino-acid sequence MAPQQLFRALVSAQWVAEALRAPRAGQPLQLLDASWYLPKLGRDARHEFEERHIPGAAFFDIDQCSDRTSPYDHMLPSAAHFAEYAGRLGVGAATHVVVYDASDQGLYAAPRVWWMFRAFGHRAVSLLDGGLRHWLRLGLPLSSGKTRPEPAEFRATLDPAFIKTYEDIKENLESRRFQVVDARAAGRFRGTEPEPRDGIEPGHIPGTVNIPFTDFLTKEGLEKSPEEIHRMFQDKKVDLSQPLVATCGSGVTACHVALGAYLCGKPDVAIYDGSWVEWYMRAQPEEVISEGRGKTH is encoded by the exons ATGGCCCCACAGCAGCTGTTCCGTGCGCTCGTGTCAGCGCAGTGGGTGGCCGAGGCACTGAGGGCCCCTCGCGCGGGGCAGCCCCTGCAGCTGCTCGATGCCTCCTGGTACCTGCCCAAGCTGGGTCGCGACGCACGACACGAGTTCGAGGAGCGCCACATCCCCGGCGCCGCCTTCTTTGACATCGACCAGTGCAGCGACCGCACGTCGCCCTACGACCACATGCTGCCCAGCGCCGCGCACTTCGCTGAGTACGCTGGCCGCCTGGGCGTGGGCGCCGCCACCCACGTTGTGGTCTACGACGCCAGCGACCAGGGCCTCTACGCGGCACCGCGCGTCTGGTGGATGTTCCGCGCCTTCGGCCACAGGGCTGTGTCGCTGCTGGATGGCGGCCTCCGCCACTGGCTGCGCCTGGGCCTCCCGCTGAGCTCGGGCAAAACTCGTCCGGAGCCCGCCGAGTTCCGCGCCACGCTCGACCCCGCCTTCATCAAGACGTACGAGGACATCAAGGAGAACCTCGAATCCCGACGCTTCCAGGTGGTGGACGCCCGCGCCGCGGGTCGGTTCAGGGGCACCGAGCCCGAGCCTCGAGACG GCATCGAACCCGGCCACATCCCCGGCACAGTGAACATCCCCTTCACGGACTTCCTGACCAAGGAGGGCCTGGAGAAGAGCCCCGAGGAGATCCACCGAATGTTCCAGGACAAGAAGGTGGACTTGTCCCAGCCACTGGTGGCCACGTGTGGCTCTGGCGTCACAGCCTGCCATGTGGCTCTGGGGGCCTACCTCTGCGGCAAACCCGACGTGGCCATCTACGACGGCTCCTGGGTGGAGTGGTACATGCGCGCCCAGCCGGAGGAAGTCATCTCCGAGGGCCGGGGGAAGACCCACTGA
- the TST gene encoding thiosulfate sulfurtransferase isoform X2, translating into MVQAGQGGVDSGFEPANFSSRQGRAPGRQRGRVSAAGWGGGQAPVPLGIGPPIWPLRPREGYPRREQGRVPGEPRTQQGQRAPSWGWARAFWRRANPPGLLRLAVGGLARGSGERVCEPQRPLPRAPSPLPSQPRGFQVQQVPPSPVLGIFSPLFSGRIPRTRTVAPGTERPPRQLPLLGSSEALARPLLRGEGRSGLSWDKWADLSRSLPRASRRGCWAAANTPPPGSAVGKSSSQTPPLWTPGPHAALFPGFHPRQVMRRAETMVHQVLYRALVSTKWLAESVRAGKLGPGLRVLDASWYSPGTREARKEYLERHVPGASFFDIEECRNTESLYEMMLPSEAHFADYVGRLGISNQTHVVVYDGDNLGCFYAPRVWWMFRVFGHRTVSVLNGGFRNWLKEGLPVTSEPSRPEPAVFKATLDRSLLKTYEQVLENLESKRFQLVDSRSQGRYLGTEPEPDAVGTSEDLV; encoded by the coding sequence ATGGTGCAGGCTGGCCAGGGAGGTGTGGACTCCGGGTTTGAACCAGCCAACTTCTCCAGCCGTCAGGGACGAGCGCCAGGGCGGCAGCGAGGGCGAGTGAGTGCGGCCGGGTGGGGCGGCGGCCAGGCGCCCGTGCCGCTCGGGATTGGGCCACCTATCTGGCCCCTGCGACCTCGGGAAGGGTACCCCCGGCGAGAGCAGGGCAGGGTGCCCGGGGAACCTCGGacccagcaggggcagagggcacCGAGCTGGGGCTGGGCGCGGGCTTTCTGGAGGCGGGCGAACCCTCCCGGGCTGCTGAGATTGGCTGTGGGGGGGCTCGCCAGAGGTTCGGGCGAGCGCGTGTGCGAGCCCCAGCGACCCCTCCCCCgggctccctctcctctcccctcccagccaAGGGGGTTCCAAGTTCAacaggtgcccccctcccccgtcctGGGCATCTTTTCGCCGCTCTTTTCTGGCAGGATCCCGAGGACGAGAACTGTAGCTCCCGGGACTGAGCGCCCTCCCCGCCAGCTCCCCCTTCTGGGGAGCTCCGAGGCTCTTGCCCGCCCCCTTCTGCGCGGGGAGGGGCGGAGCGGCCTTTCCTGGGACAAATGGGCAGACCTTTCCCGCAGCCTGCCTCGGGCATCGCGGCGGGGTTGCTGGGCTGCAGCGAACACACCACCCCCGGGGAGTGCGGTGGGAAAAAGCTCCTCCCAGACCCCGCCCCTCTGGACACCCGGACCTCATGCGGCTCTCTTTCCTGGTTTCCACCCGCGCCAGGTGATGCGCAGAGCTGAAACCATGGTTCATCAGGTGCTCTACCGGGCGCTGGTCTCCACCAAGTGGCTGGCGGAGTCGGTTCGGGCTGGCAAGCTGGGGCCGGGCCTGCGGGTGCTGGACGCGTCCTGGTACTCGCCGGGCACCCGCGAGGCCCGCAAGGAGTACCTCGAGCGTCATGTGCCCGGCGCCTCCTTCTTTGATATAGAGGAGTGCCGGAACACAGAGTCGCTCTACGAGATGATGCTGCCCAGCGAGGCCCACTTCGCCGACTACGTGGGCCGTCTGGGCATCAGCAACCAGACGCACGTGGTGGTGTATGACGGTGACAACCTGGGCTGCTTCTACGCGCCCCGGGTCTGGTGGATGTTCCGTGTGTTTGGCCACCGCACGGTGTCGGTGCTCAACGGCGGCTTCCGAAACTGGCTGAAGGAGGGCCTCCCGGTGACGTCGGAGCCCTCACGCCCGGAGCCGGCCGTCTTCAAAGCCACCCTGGACCGCTCCCTGCTCAAAACCTACGAGCAGGTGCTGGAGAACCTCGAGTCTAAGAGGTTCCAGCTGGTGGATTCACGGTCCCAAGGACGGTACCTGGGCACTGAGCCAGAGCCCGACGCAGTAG
- the MPST gene encoding 3-mercaptopyruvate sulfurtransferase isoform X1, whose translation MTDPGNPEPETWACSPRVATAAAAATMAPQQLFRALVSAQWVAEALRAPRAGQPLQLLDASWYLPKLGRDARHEFEERHIPGAAFFDIDQCSDRTSPYDHMLPSAAHFAEYAGRLGVGAATHVVVYDASDQGLYAAPRVWWMFRAFGHRAVSLLDGGLRHWLRLGLPLSSGKTRPEPAEFRATLDPAFIKTYEDIKENLESRRFQVVDARAAGRFRGTEPEPRDGIEPGHIPGTVNIPFTDFLTKEGLEKSPEEIHRMFQDKKVDLSQPLVATCGSGVTACHVALGAYLCGKPDVAIYDGSWVEWYMRAQPEEVISEGRGKTH comes from the exons ATGACCGATCCCGGAAACCCAGAGCCCGAGACCTGG gccTGCAGCCCCCGTGTCGCCACCGCTGCCGCCGCTGCCACCATGGCCCCACAGCAGCTGTTCCGTGCGCTCGTGTCAGCGCAGTGGGTGGCCGAGGCACTGAGGGCCCCTCGCGCGGGGCAGCCCCTGCAGCTGCTCGATGCCTCCTGGTACCTGCCCAAGCTGGGTCGCGACGCACGACACGAGTTCGAGGAGCGCCACATCCCCGGCGCCGCCTTCTTTGACATCGACCAGTGCAGCGACCGCACGTCGCCCTACGACCACATGCTGCCCAGCGCCGCGCACTTCGCTGAGTACGCTGGCCGCCTGGGCGTGGGCGCCGCCACCCACGTTGTGGTCTACGACGCCAGCGACCAGGGCCTCTACGCGGCACCGCGCGTCTGGTGGATGTTCCGCGCCTTCGGCCACAGGGCTGTGTCGCTGCTGGATGGCGGCCTCCGCCACTGGCTGCGCCTGGGCCTCCCGCTGAGCTCGGGCAAAACTCGTCCGGAGCCCGCCGAGTTCCGCGCCACGCTCGACCCCGCCTTCATCAAGACGTACGAGGACATCAAGGAGAACCTCGAATCCCGACGCTTCCAGGTGGTGGACGCCCGCGCCGCGGGTCGGTTCAGGGGCACCGAGCCCGAGCCTCGAGACG GCATCGAACCCGGCCACATCCCCGGCACAGTGAACATCCCCTTCACGGACTTCCTGACCAAGGAGGGCCTGGAGAAGAGCCCCGAGGAGATCCACCGAATGTTCCAGGACAAGAAGGTGGACTTGTCCCAGCCACTGGTGGCCACGTGTGGCTCTGGCGTCACAGCCTGCCATGTGGCTCTGGGGGCCTACCTCTGCGGCAAACCCGACGTGGCCATCTACGACGGCTCCTGGGTGGAGTGGTACATGCGCGCCCAGCCGGAGGAAGTCATCTCCGAGGGCCGGGGGAAGACCCACTGA